From Arcticibacter tournemirensis, one genomic window encodes:
- a CDS encoding ABC transporter permease, which translates to MIFLRLLGESFSFAFSSLRQNKLRTFLSLIGITIGIMTIIGVFSAVDTLRNNLQSSVDKLGSNTIYIQKWPWQFGGDYAWWKYMNRPVPTLRDFAKVKERATNAEAVSYWVYAGNRTIKFKSNTVEGAQVSAVTHEYYKTWNFELEEGRYFSESESKNGNAVAVIGHSIAEGLFPNQLAAGKVVNVMGRKVTVIGVFKEEGEDMLGTSADKTVLLPLYFARNIINVQDANYNPEISVKGKPGVPVDEMESELRGVMRSVRRLSPTQDDNFALNKSTILTAGLDEMFKILNTAGAAIGIFSILVGGFGIANIMFVSVKERTNIIGIQKSLGAKNYFILLQFLIEAVLLCLMGGLIGLGIVYMLAFILKMVADLTIIVDVSKVILMFILSTSIGLISGIIPAFMASRLDPVEAIRSK; encoded by the coding sequence ATGATATTCCTCAGGCTCTTAGGTGAAAGTTTTAGTTTTGCTTTTTCGTCGTTAAGGCAGAATAAGTTGCGTACATTTTTATCGTTAATTGGTATCACGATCGGTATCATGACGATAATTGGTGTTTTCTCGGCCGTTGATACCCTCCGTAATAACCTTCAAAGCAGTGTCGATAAGCTGGGCAGCAATACCATTTATATCCAAAAGTGGCCATGGCAGTTTGGTGGCGATTATGCATGGTGGAAGTATATGAACCGCCCAGTACCCACTCTCCGCGATTTTGCAAAAGTGAAAGAAAGGGCTACCAACGCCGAAGCTGTATCTTACTGGGTTTATGCAGGTAACCGCACTATTAAGTTTAAGAGTAACACAGTCGAAGGTGCACAGGTTTCTGCCGTCACCCACGAGTATTATAAAACATGGAACTTCGAATTGGAAGAAGGCCGTTACTTCTCTGAATCGGAGTCGAAGAATGGTAATGCCGTTGCTGTGATCGGTCACTCGATTGCCGAGGGCTTGTTTCCCAACCAGCTGGCCGCCGGAAAGGTCGTGAATGTTATGGGCCGTAAAGTAACGGTCATTGGTGTGTTTAAAGAAGAAGGTGAGGATATGTTGGGAACTTCGGCCGATAAGACGGTTCTCTTGCCGTTATACTTCGCACGGAACATCATCAATGTTCAGGATGCGAATTACAATCCCGAAATTTCTGTTAAGGGGAAACCCGGAGTTCCGGTTGATGAAATGGAAAGCGAACTGAGGGGAGTGATGCGTTCCGTCCGTCGGCTTAGCCCTACTCAGGACGATAATTTCGCTTTGAATAAATCGACAATACTCACAGCGGGGCTTGATGAAATGTTTAAGATCCTGAATACCGCAGGTGCGGCGATCGGTATCTTTTCAATCCTCGTGGGAGGCTTTGGTATAGCCAATATCATGTTCGTGTCTGTAAAAGAGAGGACCAATATCATTGGTATACAAAAGTCGCTTGGCGCTAAGAACTATTTTATTCTTCTCCAGTTCTTGATAGAAGCAGTTTTGTTATGCCTTATGGGCGGCTTGATTGGTCTGGGAATTGTTTATATGCTGGCCTTTATTCTCAAAATGGTGGCCGACCTGACCATCATTGTTGACGTTAGTAAGGTTATTCTGATGTTTATTCTCTCCACTTCAATAGGATTGATCTCTGGTATTATACCAGCCTTTATGGCCTCCCGCCTGGATCCGGTTGAGGCAATAAGGAGTAAGTAA
- the queA gene encoding tRNA preQ1(34) S-adenosylmethionine ribosyltransferase-isomerase QueA, with amino-acid sequence MKLSQFKFNLPDSLIAHSPSDQRDEARLMVLDRNTGAIEHKIFKDVLDYFEEKDVMILNNTKVFPARLYGNKEKTGATIEVFLLRELNKELRLWDVLVDPARKIRVGNKLYFGDDDLLVAEVVDNTTSRGRTIRFLFDGTDEEFRRNIEILGETPLPKYIKRKATAEDKERYQTIFAKHEGAVAAPTAGLHFSRELMKRLELKGVEFAEVTLHVGLGTFRPVEVEDLTKHKMDSEQFIIEQKSADLVNNAIENKRRVCAVGTTSMRAIESAVSANKTLKAANDWTSKFIFPPYDFSIANTMITNFHTPESTLLMMICAFGGYENVMNAYEVAVKEKYRFYSYGDAMLII; translated from the coding sequence ATGAAATTATCCCAGTTCAAATTCAATTTACCAGATTCTTTAATTGCTCATAGTCCTTCTGATCAGCGCGATGAAGCACGTTTAATGGTACTTGACCGAAACACGGGAGCTATAGAACATAAGATTTTCAAAGATGTTCTTGACTATTTTGAAGAGAAGGATGTAATGATCCTGAACAACACAAAAGTTTTTCCGGCCAGATTATATGGCAACAAAGAGAAAACAGGAGCAACTATCGAAGTTTTCCTCCTGAGAGAACTCAATAAAGAACTCCGTTTGTGGGATGTACTGGTAGACCCTGCACGGAAGATCCGCGTCGGAAATAAATTATACTTTGGTGATGATGATCTTCTGGTCGCCGAAGTGGTTGATAACACAACCTCGCGTGGGCGTACTATCCGCTTTCTCTTTGATGGCACAGATGAAGAGTTTCGCAGAAACATTGAAATTCTCGGTGAAACACCCCTTCCAAAATATATCAAACGGAAGGCTACAGCCGAAGACAAAGAGCGGTATCAAACCATCTTTGCTAAACACGAAGGAGCTGTTGCAGCCCCTACTGCCGGCCTGCATTTTAGCAGGGAGCTGATGAAACGACTTGAGTTGAAAGGCGTTGAATTTGCCGAGGTTACGCTACATGTGGGACTTGGTACCTTCCGTCCAGTCGAAGTAGAAGACCTGACCAAGCACAAAATGGATTCAGAGCAGTTCATTATAGAACAGAAGTCGGCTGATTTAGTTAATAATGCTATTGAGAACAAACGACGCGTTTGTGCTGTTGGAACTACCAGCATGCGAGCTATCGAGTCGGCGGTTTCGGCAAATAAAACCCTTAAAGCGGCAAACGACTGGACAAGCAAGTTTATTTTCCCTCCGTATGATTTCAGTATCGCTAATACCATGATCACTAATTTCCACACGCCGGAATCAACTTTGTTGATGATGATCTGTGCTTTTGGCGGATATGAAAATGTTATGAATGCGTATGAAGTAGCTGTAAAAGAAAAGTATAGATTTTACAGTTATGGTGATGCTATGCTGATCATATAG
- a CDS encoding 2-C-methyl-D-erythritol 4-phosphate cytidylyltransferase, translated as MKFYAIIVAGGSGSRMNSEIPKQFIPLLGKPVLMHTIEAFYYSDLKPRILLVLNHNFHSFWDELCRKYDFSVPHKVIEGGTERFYSVKNALDMIHDESAIAIHDAVRPVIDNELITRCFSEALIHKAVVPVIESRDSLRKKNKETTSAIAREDILIVQTPQVFESSLLKRAYEQNYSKDFTDDASVVEKAGGKIHITSGDFKNIKVTYPEDLEVASLFLKIQAQKKSGL; from the coding sequence ATGAAGTTTTATGCGATTATCGTAGCCGGAGGTTCGGGCAGCAGGATGAATTCAGAAATACCTAAACAATTCATCCCGCTTCTTGGAAAGCCGGTTTTGATGCATACGATTGAGGCATTCTATTATTCCGACCTGAAGCCCCGGATCCTTTTGGTATTAAATCATAACTTTCATTCATTCTGGGATGAGCTTTGCCGGAAATATGATTTCTCAGTTCCGCATAAGGTAATAGAGGGAGGTACGGAAAGATTTTATTCGGTAAAGAATGCTTTAGATATGATACATGATGAATCTGCGATAGCTATTCATGACGCGGTAAGGCCTGTAATTGACAATGAACTAATTACGCGCTGCTTCAGCGAAGCTCTGATCCACAAGGCTGTAGTTCCCGTAATTGAAAGCAGGGATTCACTGCGAAAAAAGAACAAAGAAACTACTTCAGCAATTGCGAGGGAAGATATTCTAATTGTACAAACGCCGCAGGTGTTTGAGTCGTCTTTACTAAAAAGGGCGTATGAGCAGAATTACTCAAAAGATTTTACCGATGATGCCTCTGTTGTTGAGAAAGCCGGCGGGAAGATCCACATTACATCCGGCGACTTTAAAAATATAAAAGTTACCTATCCTGAAGATCTCGAAGTGGCGTCACTTTTTCTAAAAATACAAGCACAAAAAAAATCAGGTTTATAG
- a CDS encoding lmo0937 family membrane protein, translated as MGNLLYLIAVILVIIWAVSFFGGYATGGIIHILLVIAIIAILLRVIRGAA; from the coding sequence ATGGGAAATCTACTTTATTTAATCGCAGTTATCCTGGTAATTATCTGGGCTGTGAGTTTCTTCGGAGGATATGCTACAGGCGGCATTATACATATTCTGTTAGTAATAGCGATTATTGCTATTTTACTGCGTGTTATACGCGGCGCAGCGTAA
- a CDS encoding DUF2795 domain-containing protein has protein sequence MYWTLELASHLEDAPWPATKDELIDYAIRSGAPVEVIENLQALEDDGEPYENIEEIWPDYPTKDDFFFNEDEY, from the coding sequence ATGTATTGGACATTAGAATTAGCATCGCACCTGGAAGACGCTCCATGGCCTGCAACTAAAGATGAGTTGATAGATTATGCGATCCGGTCAGGAGCTCCTGTTGAGGTGATAGAAAACCTGCAGGCGCTTGAAGACGACGGTGAACCATATGAAAATATTGAAGAGATCTGGCCTGATTATCCCACGAAAGACGATTTCTTCTTTAACGAAGACGAATATTAA
- a CDS encoding cob(I)yrinic acid a,c-diamide adenosyltransferase → MKIYTKTGDKGYTSLIGGTRVPKYNLRIESYGTIDELNSYIGLIRDQQISDLQKEVLKEIQDRLFTIGSALAADPEKSRMKVPDLLWEDVALLESQIDKMEESLPGLKHFILPGGLTVVSFCHIARCICRRAERVTVNLSEESAVNEIILVYLNRLSDYLFVLARKLCADNEIEETKWVPRY, encoded by the coding sequence ATGAAAATTTATACTAAAACCGGAGATAAGGGATATACCTCTTTAATTGGGGGAACAAGGGTGCCTAAATACAATTTACGTATAGAGTCGTACGGCACTATCGATGAGTTGAACTCTTATATTGGTCTCATTCGTGATCAGCAGATTTCAGATCTTCAGAAAGAGGTTTTGAAAGAAATTCAAGATAGATTATTTACCATTGGTTCAGCTCTTGCTGCCGACCCTGAAAAGTCAAGGATGAAGGTTCCTGATCTTTTATGGGAGGATGTAGCTTTGCTCGAATCGCAGATAGATAAGATGGAAGAAAGTCTGCCCGGCTTAAAACACTTTATACTGCCAGGAGGTCTTACCGTTGTATCGTTTTGCCATATCGCGCGATGTATTTGCCGTAGGGCCGAACGTGTTACTGTTAATTTGTCAGAGGAAAGTGCAGTTAATGAAATAATTTTAGTATATCTTAACCGTTTGAGCGACTATCTTTTTGTGTTGGCACGAAAACTGTGTGCAGACAACGAAATCGAAGAAACTAAGTGGGTTCCGAGATATTGA
- a CDS encoding ABC transporter ATP-binding protein, producing the protein MQQQPLISITDVGRKYVIGAEVIHALKSVTLHIEKGEFVALMGPSGSGKSTLMNILGCLDTPTKGEYVLNGIRVSEMSDNELAEVRNKEIGFVFQTFNLLPRSTSLDNVALPLVYAGIRRSEREERAKVALENVGLGNRAEHKPNELSGGQRQRVAVARALINNPSIILADEPTGNLDTKTSVEIMALLEEIHSKGNTIILVTHEEDIAQHAHRIVRMRDGLIENDYPNEHIKLISPRLNKLRDRGTDFEGI; encoded by the coding sequence ATGCAACAACAGCCCCTCATCTCGATTACTGACGTAGGCAGGAAGTATGTAATCGGTGCAGAAGTAATTCATGCTTTAAAATCAGTAACGTTACATATCGAAAAAGGCGAATTCGTAGCCCTGATGGGGCCCTCCGGCTCCGGAAAGTCTACACTAATGAATATATTAGGTTGCCTCGATACCCCTACAAAAGGTGAGTATGTGCTTAATGGCATCCGGGTGAGTGAAATGAGTGATAATGAACTCGCCGAAGTGAGAAATAAAGAGATTGGTTTCGTATTCCAAACCTTTAACCTTCTGCCACGGTCAACGTCGCTCGATAATGTGGCTCTTCCGCTTGTTTATGCCGGAATTCGCAGGAGTGAACGTGAAGAGCGTGCCAAAGTTGCTCTTGAAAACGTTGGTCTGGGAAATCGTGCTGAGCATAAGCCCAATGAGCTGTCGGGAGGGCAACGCCAGCGCGTAGCTGTGGCACGTGCACTTATAAATAACCCTTCCATTATTCTCGCGGATGAACCTACAGGTAATCTTGATACTAAAACATCGGTAGAAATTATGGCTCTGCTTGAGGAAATCCATTCAAAGGGAAATACAATTATTCTGGTGACCCACGAAGAAGATATCGCTCAGCATGCTCACCGCATAGTCAGAATGCGCGATGGCCTTATAGAAAACGATTATCCTAACGAACATATCAAACTAATCTCTCCCCGGTTAAATAAACTGCGTGATAGGGGGACTGATTTTGAAGGGATATAG
- the gatC gene encoding Asp-tRNA(Asn)/Glu-tRNA(Gln) amidotransferase subunit GatC, with product MKLDKETIAKIAHLARLEVNESEEKSLLQDMNNILSFMEKLNELDTTGVEPLIYLTDEVNVFRDDKVKMDITTEEALQNAPVHDGQYFKVAKVIDKS from the coding sequence ATGAAACTTGATAAAGAAACAATAGCGAAAATCGCTCATCTCGCCAGACTTGAGGTAAACGAAAGTGAAGAAAAATCCTTGCTGCAGGACATGAACAATATCCTCAGTTTTATGGAGAAGCTCAATGAGCTGGATACTACCGGCGTAGAGCCTCTTATTTATCTTACCGATGAGGTTAATGTTTTTAGGGACGACAAGGTGAAGATGGATATTACAACAGAAGAAGCTTTACAAAACGCTCCGGTGCACGATGGGCAATACTTTAAGGTTGCTAAAGTGATTGATAAATCCTGA
- a CDS encoding lysophospholipid acyltransferase family protein — protein sequence MKRFLKQIHRYLYIGSVVFFFILYYPFLYYYSRKRERFTGLNKVRRSLGFVTSAAVGFFYRFSFEKPIDWSGKFIICANHSSILDITAITLMVRSNFAFLGKEELLNNPVTGLFFKTVDIPLNRESKMSSFRAFKRADEYIRNGMSLVIFPEGKIPDTYPPQLSTFKNGPFKLAIEHQIPIIPVSITNAWEKMWDDGSEYGSRPGICHICVHSQIETAGLTVDDADLLGRKVHDIIKGRLEKNET from the coding sequence ATGAAGAGATTTTTAAAGCAGATACATCGATACCTCTACATAGGCAGTGTGGTCTTCTTTTTTATCCTATATTATCCCTTCCTTTATTATTATTCGCGGAAACGTGAGCGCTTTACAGGGCTGAATAAAGTACGCCGGTCACTCGGCTTCGTAACTTCGGCCGCGGTCGGGTTTTTCTATCGCTTTTCGTTTGAGAAACCAATAGACTGGTCGGGGAAATTTATCATCTGCGCAAATCACTCTTCAATCCTTGATATAACGGCCATCACGCTGATGGTAAGGTCAAATTTTGCATTCCTCGGCAAGGAAGAGCTGCTGAATAACCCGGTAACAGGGCTGTTCTTTAAAACTGTAGATATTCCATTAAACCGTGAGAGTAAAATGTCGTCGTTCAGGGCATTTAAAAGAGCTGATGAGTATATCAGAAACGGAATGAGTCTGGTGATATTCCCCGAAGGGAAAATCCCTGATACGTATCCGCCGCAACTGAGTACGTTTAAGAATGGTCCCTTCAAATTGGCAATAGAGCATCAGATACCTATTATACCCGTTTCCATAACTAATGCGTGGGAAAAAATGTGGGATGATGGATCGGAATATGGAAGTAGACCGGGAATTTGCCATATTTGTGTACATTCTCAGATAGAAACAGCCGGATTAACGGTTGACGACGCTGACTTGCTGGGCCGGAAAGTACACGACATTATAAAGGGAAGATTAGAAAAGAATGAAACTTGA
- the trpS gene encoding tryptophan--tRNA ligase: METVVSGIRSTGKLHLGNYYGAVKSFIKMQHEYNCFFFIADYHSLTTHPTPADLHGNVKQVLVEYLAAGIDPEKATIYVQSDIPEIPELYLFLNMNAYMGELERSTSFKDKVRANPNNVNAGLLTYPVLMAADIIIHKATKVPVGKDQEQHLEMARTFGNRFNRMYGHDYFPEPYAFSFTEKLVKIPGLDGKGKMGKSEGENNAVYLSDSPEIIRKKVMKAVTDSGPTAEFQEKPDFIQNLFDLMKVVSSEDTYQHFDELYNKCQIRYGDLKKQLAEDMIVATNPVRERINDIASDTVYLRKVAQLGAEKARASASKTLQEVREIIGFKHF; this comes from the coding sequence ATGGAAACAGTTGTAAGCGGTATACGAAGTACCGGAAAACTACATTTAGGTAATTACTACGGAGCAGTTAAAAGCTTCATAAAGATGCAGCATGAATATAACTGCTTTTTTTTTATTGCAGATTATCATTCTTTAACCACACACCCTACTCCGGCAGACCTTCACGGCAATGTAAAACAGGTTTTGGTAGAATACCTGGCGGCAGGAATAGATCCGGAGAAAGCTACTATCTATGTCCAGTCGGACATTCCTGAAATTCCCGAATTATATTTATTTTTAAATATGAACGCTTATATGGGCGAGCTCGAAAGAAGCACTTCGTTTAAAGATAAAGTGCGGGCAAATCCAAATAACGTAAACGCAGGGCTGCTCACTTACCCTGTATTGATGGCAGCGGACATTATCATTCATAAAGCCACAAAAGTACCTGTAGGAAAAGACCAGGAGCAGCATCTTGAAATGGCCCGTACTTTTGGGAACCGGTTTAACAGAATGTATGGTCACGATTATTTCCCCGAACCATATGCCTTCAGTTTTACTGAAAAGCTGGTAAAGATCCCCGGGCTCGATGGCAAAGGTAAAATGGGTAAGTCAGAGGGTGAGAATAATGCTGTTTATCTTTCAGACAGTCCTGAAATAATACGAAAAAAAGTAATGAAGGCGGTTACTGATAGCGGTCCCACCGCAGAGTTTCAGGAAAAGCCCGATTTCATTCAAAACCTGTTTGATCTCATGAAAGTCGTTTCTTCAGAAGACACCTATCAGCACTTCGATGAGCTCTATAATAAATGCCAGATAAGGTATGGCGATTTGAAAAAACAGCTTGCTGAAGACATGATTGTGGCAACAAATCCCGTACGGGAGCGTATCAACGATATTGCATCTGATACCGTGTACTTAAGAAAGGTTGCACAGCTCGGGGCTGAGAAGGCCAGGGCAAGCGCATCAAAAACGCTTCAGGAAGTAAGGGAGATTATTGGATTTAAGCATTTTTAA
- a CDS encoding deoxynucleoside kinase, with protein MHIAVVGNIGAGKTTLTELLSKHLGWEPHYEAVDNNPYLEDFYSDMKRWSFNLQIYFLNSRFNQIKEIQKQELNIIQDRTIYEDAYIFAENLHEMGLMTTRDYENYRAIFDNMTSFIHAPDLLIYLKASVPTLVNNIQRRGREYEAGIRLDYLSKLNDKYKKWIDNYKEGKLLILDKDKLDFANNPEDLGFIIDSIERELYGLF; from the coding sequence ATGCACATTGCCGTCGTAGGAAATATCGGAGCCGGAAAAACAACATTAACGGAATTACTGTCAAAGCACCTTGGGTGGGAACCTCACTATGAAGCAGTAGATAACAACCCTTATCTGGAAGACTTTTATAGTGACATGAAGCGATGGAGCTTTAACTTACAGATATATTTTCTAAACAGTCGTTTTAACCAAATTAAAGAGATCCAGAAGCAGGAGCTGAATATTATACAAGACCGCACTATTTACGAGGACGCTTACATATTTGCCGAAAATTTACATGAGATGGGATTGATGACAACCCGTGATTATGAAAATTACAGGGCAATATTTGATAATATGACGTCGTTCATTCACGCCCCCGATCTTCTCATTTATCTGAAAGCTTCGGTTCCTACGCTTGTAAATAATATCCAGCGGCGGGGTCGTGAGTATGAAGCGGGTATCCGGCTCGACTATCTTTCTAAGCTGAACGACAAATACAAAAAGTGGATTGATAATTACAAAGAAGGTAAATTGCTGATCCTCGACAAAGACAAGCTCGATTTTGCCAATAATCCTGAAGATCTCGGCTTTATAATTGACAGTATAGAGCGCGAATTGTACGGGCTTTTCTAG
- the kdsB gene encoding 3-deoxy-manno-octulosonate cytidylyltransferase gives MDTNSHASAEVQNNLTRILGIIPARFASTRFPGKPLIDINGKSMIQRVYERALQSLKLDEVVVATDDERILVHVNDFGGRAILTSQAHQSGTDRCAEAADKLPGFDIIINIQGDEPYIDSRQIDLLASCFADSETKLATLVKNITTAEELNNPNSPKVVLNKNYEALYFSRAAIPYMRGKGNEDWVNEHTFYKHIGIYGYRRDTLQAITKLPVSLLEKAESLEQLRWIENGYKIKVAVTDIETKAIDTPADLENILKDSGQGL, from the coding sequence ATGGACACAAATAGTCATGCCTCTGCTGAAGTGCAGAATAACTTAACCAGGATACTGGGTATTATTCCGGCACGCTTTGCTTCGACCCGTTTTCCTGGTAAACCGTTGATTGACATTAACGGAAAAAGCATGATACAGCGCGTTTACGAAAGAGCATTGCAGTCGTTAAAGCTGGATGAGGTTGTAGTTGCAACGGATGACGAACGTATTCTGGTGCATGTAAATGATTTTGGGGGACGGGCTATTCTTACGTCGCAAGCTCACCAAAGCGGTACCGACAGGTGCGCTGAAGCAGCAGATAAGTTACCGGGATTTGATATTATCATCAACATACAGGGAGATGAACCTTATATCGATAGCCGGCAGATAGATCTTCTTGCAAGTTGCTTTGCCGACAGCGAAACGAAGCTGGCAACACTTGTAAAAAATATCACAACGGCTGAAGAATTAAATAATCCTAATTCGCCTAAGGTTGTATTAAATAAAAACTACGAAGCCCTGTATTTCAGCAGAGCAGCAATTCCATATATGCGCGGTAAGGGAAATGAGGATTGGGTTAATGAACATACTTTTTATAAGCATATCGGGATTTATGGCTATCGCAGGGATACCTTGCAAGCTATAACGAAGCTTCCGGTGTCACTCCTTGAGAAAGCAGAGTCGCTTGAGCAGCTTAGATGGATTGAGAACGGATATAAAATTAAAGTAGCCGTTACGGATATTGAAACCAAAGCAATTGATACGCCTGCAGATCTCGAAAACATCTTAAAAGATTCAGGCCAGGGCTTATAA